The following proteins come from a genomic window of Methanobacterium formicicum:
- a CDS encoding ATP-binding protein: MINKYTEIGEIVSVNGNNITVQLADNLKSNMPVIEGVVYRVGQIGSFLKIPLGYANLYGIVTKIGAAAMPDNYNELLVDGYDKLSNKQWLNMVLVGEQIGNRFDRGVSQSPTTGDKIHLVTIKDLSIVYGGFDENNSINLGNISISESLNAKIDLNKLVSRHCAILGSTGSGKSNLTAVLLNSIAEKGFESSRILVVDPHGEYNSALSDKSNVYKINANPSKNEKELYIPFWALPFEELMSIFPGNLTDPNKDYFRSKIVEAKAASNKINDLGVEKEIITADSPIPFSINQLWFNLDDFERKTFKKDHSECLKEKGDPENLISSKYQSATPDNTEPFFNNARKGILGFLDSIRIKLKDSRYSFLFKPGEYNPNLEGKIEKDLSELLIGWIGTGEPVTILDLSGVPSEIMNSISGTLLKIVYDGLFWGQNTPIGGKEQPLMIVLEEAHNYLKAGENSISSKTVQTIAKEGRKYGVGLVMVTQRPSELDETVLSQCGTIIALRMNNSKDRGHIKSAIQDELQTIIDLLPSLRTGEGIISGEAVKIPSRVKFYKAHNTPKSSDPLPSDLWLNKKEDINDNYKKLLNLWRNQRFNEEIE, from the coding sequence ATGATTAATAAATATACTGAAATTGGCGAAATAGTAAGTGTGAATGGGAATAATATTACAGTTCAACTTGCTGATAACTTAAAATCTAATATGCCAGTTATTGAAGGTGTAGTCTATCGTGTTGGTCAAATAGGTTCATTTTTGAAAATTCCATTAGGGTATGCTAATTTGTATGGTATTGTTACAAAAATAGGGGCTGCAGCAATGCCTGATAATTATAATGAACTTTTAGTGGATGGTTACGATAAATTAAGTAATAAACAATGGCTCAACATGGTCTTAGTTGGGGAACAAATTGGAAACAGATTTGATAGGGGTGTATCACAATCTCCTACCACTGGTGACAAAATCCATTTAGTTACAATAAAAGATTTGAGCATTGTATATGGTGGTTTTGATGAAAATAATTCAATTAATCTGGGAAATATAAGTATTTCTGAAAGCTTAAATGCGAAAATAGATTTAAATAAATTAGTTTCGAGACATTGTGCAATCCTTGGTTCAACAGGTAGTGGGAAATCAAATTTGACTGCGGTTTTATTGAATTCAATAGCAGAAAAAGGTTTTGAAAGTTCTAGAATTCTTGTAGTTGACCCTCATGGGGAATACAATTCTGCTTTAAGCGATAAAAGTAATGTTTACAAAATTAATGCTAATCCTTCAAAAAATGAAAAAGAATTGTATATCCCTTTTTGGGCCTTACCGTTTGAAGAATTAATGAGTATATTTCCAGGGAATTTAACTGATCCTAATAAAGATTATTTTAGATCTAAAATTGTAGAAGCTAAAGCTGCTTCAAATAAGATTAATGATTTGGGAGTTGAAAAAGAGATAATAACTGCAGATAGTCCAATACCTTTTAGTATTAATCAACTTTGGTTCAATCTGGATGATTTTGAAAGAAAAACTTTTAAAAAAGATCACTCTGAGTGTCTAAAAGAAAAAGGTGATCCGGAAAATTTGATATCCAGTAAATATCAATCAGCAACTCCCGACAATACTGAACCATTTTTCAATAATGCTAGAAAAGGTATATTGGGTTTTCTTGATAGCATAAGAATCAAATTGAAAGATAGCAGGTACAGTTTTTTATTCAAACCAGGAGAGTATAATCCAAATTTAGAAGGGAAAATTGAGAAAGATTTAAGTGAATTATTGATAGGGTGGATAGGTACTGGAGAACCAGTTACAATCCTTGATTTATCTGGAGTACCCAGCGAAATAATGAATTCAATCTCAGGTACTTTACTTAAAATAGTTTATGATGGGCTATTTTGGGGGCAAAATACTCCAATTGGTGGTAAAGAACAACCTTTGATGATTGTTCTTGAAGAAGCTCATAATTACTTAAAAGCAGGAGAAAATTCTATTTCATCCAAGACTGTTCAGACGATAGCTAAAGAAGGGCGCAAATATGGTGTTGGTTTAGTAATGGTCACTCAGCGACCTTCTGAATTAGATGAAACTGTTTTAAGTCAGTGTGGAACTATTATTGCTCTGCGAATGAATAATTCTAAAGATAGGGGCCATATAAAGTCCGCAATTCAGGATGAGTTGCAAACTATTATTGATCTTCTTCCAAGTTTAAGAACAGGTGAAGGGATCATATCTGGGGAAGCAGTAAAGATCCCATCAAGAGTAAAGTTTTATAAGGCCCATAATACTCCTAAAAGTTCAGATCCTTTACCTTCGGATTTATGGCTAAATAAAAAGGAGGATATTAATGACAATTATAAAAAACTACTTAATTTATGGAGAAATCAAAGATTTAACGAGGAGATAGAATGA
- a CDS encoding SIR2 family protein — MAELTHDPSEYIRQLQQLLISDKKRIGFLFGAGTSLARKKDDHPYIPAIGELTEIIEAELTQYEDAINQIKDEIGEANYNIETLLTNLEKKKDVIFGDTEINGLNLDDISDLITLIKTEIRKNVSIHEKLMENEIYLENSIHSDFTEWINRADRKYGIEIFTLNYDYLFELGLELKNVPYYDGFTGSFMPFFNSDSVEDFEFLPRQTKLWKIHGSLGWHHDKRSGKVLRKDSSENDILIYPSTLKYSDSKKQPYISFLDRLSNFLRRDDSILITCGYSFGDEHINERIVTALNSNSSSHVFSLYYDIINQDGNKDFILKNNSNLVKMAKKNSKLSIYGIRNAVIGCQYGIWELKTESEQTDFLNKYFKQWDELDSDENEIKMKEGEFLLPDFSNFVSFLSSLIIDNNLE, encoded by the coding sequence ATGGCTGAGTTAACCCATGATCCTTCTGAATATATTCGTCAACTACAACAGTTGTTAATTTCTGATAAGAAACGAATTGGTTTTTTATTTGGAGCCGGAACTTCTTTAGCTAGAAAGAAAGATGATCATCCTTATATTCCTGCTATTGGTGAATTAACTGAAATTATTGAAGCTGAATTAACTCAATATGAAGATGCTATTAATCAAATAAAGGATGAGATTGGAGAGGCGAATTATAATATTGAGACTCTTTTAACAAATCTTGAAAAGAAAAAAGACGTTATTTTTGGTGATACAGAAATTAATGGCTTAAATTTGGATGATATTTCTGATTTAATCACACTTATAAAAACTGAAATTAGAAAAAATGTATCAATTCATGAAAAATTAATGGAAAATGAAATATATTTGGAAAATAGTATTCACAGTGATTTCACAGAGTGGATAAATCGTGCTGATAGGAAGTATGGAATTGAAATATTTACTCTTAATTATGATTACCTGTTTGAATTAGGGTTGGAATTAAAAAATGTTCCATATTATGATGGTTTCACTGGTAGTTTTATGCCTTTTTTTAATTCTGATTCGGTTGAAGATTTTGAATTTTTGCCTAGACAGACCAAATTATGGAAAATTCATGGATCATTAGGCTGGCATCATGATAAAAGATCAGGGAAGGTTTTACGTAAAGATTCAAGTGAAAATGACATTCTTATTTATCCTTCAACTCTTAAATATAGTGATTCCAAAAAACAGCCTTATATCTCATTTTTGGATAGGTTGAGTAATTTTTTAAGGCGTGATGATTCTATTTTGATTACATGTGGATATTCTTTTGGAGATGAACATATCAACGAAAGAATTGTCACGGCTTTAAATTCTAATTCATCTTCTCACGTTTTCTCTCTTTATTATGATATTATAAATCAAGATGGTAACAAAGATTTCATTTTAAAAAATAACTCAAACTTAGTTAAAATGGCCAAAAAAAACAGCAAATTATCAATTTACGGTATTAGAAACGCGGTAATTGGATGTCAATATGGTATTTGGGAATTAAAAACTGAAAGTGAACAAACGGATTTTTTAAACAAGTATTTTAAGCAGTGGGATGAGTTGGATTCTGATGAAAATGAAATAAAAATGAAAGAAGGAGAATTTTTACTTCCCGATTTTTCTAATTTTGTCTCTTTTTTGAGTTCTTTGATAATTGATAATAATTTAGAATAA
- a CDS encoding Zn-ribbon domain-containing protein, whose amino-acid sequence MHRCIKCGHEYEDSEDLILKGCPNCGSKFFEFHQKGKVKEIKEIKGNSIETIMVKEHGVYEVNLQSLISDESVIVSDEEGKYVIDINYLLKKKIREKYK is encoded by the coding sequence ATGCATCGCTGTATTAAATGTGGCCATGAATACGAGGACTCAGAAGACCTTATCCTTAAAGGCTGCCCAAATTGTGGCAGTAAATTCTTTGAATTCCACCAGAAAGGAAAAGTTAAAGAAATAAAGGAAATTAAAGGAAATTCTATTGAGACCATAATGGTTAAGGAACACGGGGTCTATGAAGTAAACCTGCAATCCTTGATTTCGGATGAATCAGTCATAGTCTCTGACGAAGAAGGTAAATACGTTATTGATATTAACTACCTTCTAAAAAAGAAGATTAGAGAGAAATATAAATAA
- a CDS encoding OapB/ArvB family protein, with product MDEADTNTLKMDFISSDALRNQSSIEKISMIVEKVKKGELLVIEGGLEPEEEAELIETTMREIDVENFVGIDIYTLEKDESSFFGLSKKKTVGITIIGPANVMKTVKRKSNFLSMVASLGGGDASLY from the coding sequence ATGGATGAAGCTGATACCAACACTCTCAAAATGGATTTCATCTCATCAGATGCTCTCAGAAACCAGAGCAGCATCGAAAAAATCTCCATGATCGTGGAAAAAGTTAAAAAAGGTGAACTTCTCGTAATTGAGGGCGGCCTGGAACCCGAAGAAGAGGCAGAGCTCATTGAAACCACCATGCGCGAGATCGATGTGGAAAACTTTGTGGGCATTGATATCTACACCCTGGAAAAGGATGAAAGCTCATTTTTCGGGCTGTCCAAGAAGAAAACAGTGGGTATCACCATTATTGGCCCGGCCAATGTAATGAAGACAGTGAAACGGAAATCCAATTTCCTGTCCATGGTGGCAAGCCTCGGTGGTGGCGATGCATCGCTGTATTAA
- a CDS encoding Era-like GTP-binding protein: MVDIMRIFRKKFFTDIFNKLIGKEKKLKIGFYGHPNSGKTTLANRMTKDWLGKPLGLVSEIPHETRRVYRQERVSLNYDGVELDFDIIDTPGIATKIDYKNFLQYGLSELEAKERAKEATKGIIEAIKWLDDVTGVLLVVDSTKDPLTQANITIIGNLEARKIPFVIVANKVDLPESKPERITSVFPQHKVVSISALHGENTDKLYQAMVEKFN, from the coding sequence AATTGGAAAGGAAAAAAAACTCAAAATTGGATTTTACGGACATCCCAATTCCGGTAAAACTACACTGGCCAACAGAATGACCAAAGACTGGCTGGGAAAACCTTTGGGTCTGGTTTCAGAAATACCACACGAAACACGGAGGGTGTACCGACAGGAAAGAGTATCCCTCAATTACGATGGTGTGGAACTGGATTTTGACATTATTGACACCCCGGGAATCGCCACGAAAATTGATTACAAAAACTTCTTACAGTACGGACTATCAGAATTGGAAGCAAAAGAAAGGGCTAAAGAAGCAACTAAGGGTATAATAGAGGCCATAAAATGGTTGGATGATGTTACTGGTGTGCTGTTGGTGGTGGATTCCACCAAGGACCCCCTGACCCAGGCCAACATAACCATAATCGGTAACCTGGAGGCCCGTAAGATACCCTTTGTAATTGTGGCCAACAAGGTGGACCTACCCGAGTCCAAACCAGAAAGAATAACCTCGGTGTTCCCCCAGCACAAGGTGGTTTCCATCTCCGCCCTGCACGGTGAAAACACCGATAAACTGTACCAGGCCATGGTGGAGAAGTTCAACTAA